The Penaeus vannamei isolate JL-2024 chromosome 39, ASM4276789v1, whole genome shotgun sequence genome window below encodes:
- the LOC113809583 gene encoding mediator of RNA polymerase II transcription subunit 15 isoform X1, with protein sequence MAEPAPEAAGFAQDLFSPLQFCEVVQEGQGSHHHVKDEPRPQQQAQLGTPHSSAPVTSMVNLPGVTTTVPSTASTQHLHIQAQTSMAQMVQQHQQQQHVQQHPHVQQQQQQTLSQSQLMQQQLSVQQQAQSMAQRQMMQHQQQQAQQQAQQQVQQAAHQAQQQVAQQQAQQQAQQQAQQQAQQQAQQQAQQQAQVQQQVQQQVQQQVQQQAQVQQQVQQQVQQQVQQQAQVQQQAQQQVQQQVQQQVQQQVQQQVQQVQQTQQQAQVQQQVQQQAQVQQQVQQQVQQQVQQQVQQVQQQTQQQVQQQAQPSTQQMMQSQQQTPKQQQLQQQQQQPGQQQVQPSQPQQQVQMAQTAVNNVQLVNGLQMPVAVQHPNTAKTPPSSGVTAGAATASPPLIVFTGIVTSEGAPVSSANTSSTSTANGTTSGTSSSDVKPVPVKRTWRRPWKKKKEREKKQPVKKARRVKRKRVVVPKKNIIHIDPRNGPVIDTTITQIKRESEEAINQLKQKRQRIKLNRNSGREYVNRLGKVVGARMIGSPCNCPLKCWERMGSKILEIFNNFWDLSDFNLQNSYLFTCLKLCDVKRRYTKKVNPAEESRRQNTFEYFVRISGKHLRVCKRAFMSSHGLTSDKRLRTLFHQMKDGALVPEPDRRGKHLRPAKSPNQMSPTQTIEQCQGNNKAKKPRTVKKKQNNKQENKPMYTPPPPPMGHIHPHCTPPPPPAHTTAMQEPPHAYIPNGDIYFPGHYLEPHQSMAPPPMNQIPSCQKMLEAPAYFMAGMKENTFHQ encoded by the exons ATGGCAGAGCCAGCCCCTGAGGCTGCTGGCTTCGCCCAGGACCTGTTCTCGCCTCTCCAGTTCTGTGAGGTGGTTCAGGAAGGCCAGGGCAGCCACCATCATGTCAAGGATGAGCCGCGGCCTCAGCAGCAGGCCCAGCTGGGAACCCCACACTCCTCAGCCCCTGTGACCTCCATGGTCAATTTGCCGGGAGTCACAACCACAGTTCCATCGACAGCTAGTACCCAGCACTTACATATTCAGGCACAAACTTCCATGGCTCAGATGGtgcagcaacaccaacaacagcagcatGTACAGCAGCATCCCCAtgtacagcagcagcaacaacagacaTTATCACAGTCTCAGTTAATGCAACAGCAGTTGAGTGTTCAGCAGCAAGCGCAGTCAATGGCACAGCGTCAGATgatgcaacatcaacaacagcaagccCAACAGCAAGCCCAACAACAGGTTCAGCAGGCAGCCCACCAGGCACAGCAGCAGGTTGCGCAACAACAAGCCCAACAGCAAGCTCAACAGCAAGCTCAGCAGCAGGCTCAGCAGCAGGCTCAGCAGCAGGCTCAGCAGCAAGCCCAAGTTCAGCAACAAGTTCAGCAACAGGTTCAACAGCAAGTTCAACAGCAAGCCCAAGTTCAGCAGCAGGTTCAGCAACAGGTTCAACAGCAAGTTCAACAGCAAGCCCAAGTTCAACAGCAAGCTCAGCAGCAGGTACAGCAACAGGTACAGCAGCAAGTGCAGCAGCAAGTGCAGCAGCAGGTGCAGCAGGTTCAACAGACTCAGCAGCAAGCCCAAGTTCAACAGCAGGTTCAACAACAAGCCCAAGTTCAGCAGCAAGTTCAACAGCAGGTACAGCAGCAGGTGCAGCAGCAGGTGCAGCAGGTTCAACAACAGACTCAGCAGCAAGTTCAGCAACAGGCTCAGCCATCAACACAACAGATGATGCAGTCTCAGCAGCAGACGCCAAAGCAGCAACaattgcagcagcagcagcagcagcctggGCAACAGCAAGTGCAGCCAAGTCAACCCCAGCAGCAAGTGCAAATGGCTCAGACTGCTGTGAATAATGTACAGCTTGTCAATGGTCTGCAGATGCCAGTTGCGGTGCAGCATCCCAACACAGCAAAGACGCCACCCTCGTCTGGCGTAACTGCAGGCGCAGCAACTGCTTCTCCACCTCTGATTGTGTTTACAGGCATTGTTACCAGCGAAGGAGCGCCTGTCAGCAGTGCAAATACATCTTCAACAAGTACAGCTAATGGAACTACAAGTGGAACTAGTAGTTCagat GTGAAACCAGTACCTGTTAAACGTACTTGGCGACGGccctggaagaagaagaaggaacgagagaagaagcAACCTGTGAAGAAGGCGCGGAGAGTAAAAAGGAAGCGAGTAGTTGTCCCAAAAAAGAACATCATCCACATAGATCCAAGAAATGGACCTGTG ATCGACACAACAATTACACAAATCAAGAGGGAGTCAGAGGAAGCCATAAACCAGTTGAAACAAAAGAGACAACGTATAAAGCTGAACAGAAATTCAGGAAGGGAATATGTGAATCGTTTAGGAAAG GTGGTTGGGGCACGGATGATTGGGTCACCTTGCAACTGCCCCCTCAAGTGCTGGGAGCGAATGGGCTCAAAGATTTTAGAAATTTTCAATAATTTCTGGGATTTGAGCGACTTTAATCTCCAAAATTCATACCTGTTCACGTGTCTCAAGTTGTGTGATGTCAAGCGTCGTTACACCAAGAAGGTAAAT cCTGCAGAGGAATCCCGAAGACAAAACACTTTTGAATACTTCGTCCGTATTAGTGGAAAGCACTTGAGAGTCTGTAAAAGGGCTTTCATGAGCTCGCATGGGCTGACCAGCGACAAGAGACTACGAACTCTATTTCATCAAATGAAG GATGGAGCTTTAGTGCCAGAGCCAGACAGAAGAGGCAAGCATCTACGACCTGCAAAATCTCCAAATCAGATGAGTCCAACTCAAACGATAGAACAGTGCCAGGGGAATAACAAAGCCAAGAAACCCCGCACTgttaagaagaagcagaataataaGCAGGAAAACAAGCCAATGtatacccctcctccacctccaatggGTCACATCCATCCCCATTGcacgcctcctccaccaccgGCGCACACCACCGCAATGCAGGAGCCTCCACATGCCTACATCCCTAATGGTGATATATACTTCCCAGGCCACTATCTAGAGCCGCACCAGTCAATGGCTCCCCCTCCCATGAACCAGATTCCTTCTTGCCAAAAGATGCTAGAAGCTCCTGCGTACTTCATGGCTGGTATGAAAGAGAACACCTTCCATCAGTGA
- the LOC113809583 gene encoding mediator of RNA polymerase II transcription subunit 15 isoform X2 has product MAEPAPEAAGFAQDLFSPLQFCEVVQEGQGSHHHVKDEPRPQQQAQLGTPHSSAPVTSMVNLPGVTTTVPSTASTQHLHIQAQTSMAQMVQQHQQQQHVQQHPHVQQQQQQTLSQSQLMQQQLSVQQQAQSMAQRQMMQHQQQQAQQQAQQQVQQAAHQAQQQVAQQQAQQQAQQQAQQQAQQQAQQQAQQQAQVQQQVQQQVQQQVQQQAQVQQQVQQQVQQQVQQQAQVQQQAQQQVQQQVQQQVQQQVQQQVQQVQQTQQQAQVQQQVQQQAQVQQQVQQQVQQQVQQQVQQVQQQTQQQVQQQAQPSTQQMMQSQQQTPKQQQLQQQQQQPGQQQVQPSQPQQQVQMAQTAVNNVQLVNGLQMPVAVQHPNTAKTPPSSGVTAGAATASPPLIVFTGIVTSEGAPVSSANTSSTSTANGTTSGTSSSDVKPVPVKRTWRRPWKKKKEREKKQPVKKARRVKRKRVVVPKKNIIHIDPRNGPVIDTTITQIKRESEEAINQLKQKRQRIKLNRNSGREYVNRLGKVVGARMIGSPCNCPLKCWERMGSKILEIFNNFWDLSDFNLQNSYLFTCLKLCDVKRRYTKKPAEESRRQNTFEYFVRISGKHLRVCKRAFMSSHGLTSDKRLRTLFHQMKDGALVPEPDRRGKHLRPAKSPNQMSPTQTIEQCQGNNKAKKPRTVKKKQNNKQENKPMYTPPPPPMGHIHPHCTPPPPPAHTTAMQEPPHAYIPNGDIYFPGHYLEPHQSMAPPPMNQIPSCQKMLEAPAYFMAGMKENTFHQ; this is encoded by the exons ATGGCAGAGCCAGCCCCTGAGGCTGCTGGCTTCGCCCAGGACCTGTTCTCGCCTCTCCAGTTCTGTGAGGTGGTTCAGGAAGGCCAGGGCAGCCACCATCATGTCAAGGATGAGCCGCGGCCTCAGCAGCAGGCCCAGCTGGGAACCCCACACTCCTCAGCCCCTGTGACCTCCATGGTCAATTTGCCGGGAGTCACAACCACAGTTCCATCGACAGCTAGTACCCAGCACTTACATATTCAGGCACAAACTTCCATGGCTCAGATGGtgcagcaacaccaacaacagcagcatGTACAGCAGCATCCCCAtgtacagcagcagcaacaacagacaTTATCACAGTCTCAGTTAATGCAACAGCAGTTGAGTGTTCAGCAGCAAGCGCAGTCAATGGCACAGCGTCAGATgatgcaacatcaacaacagcaagccCAACAGCAAGCCCAACAACAGGTTCAGCAGGCAGCCCACCAGGCACAGCAGCAGGTTGCGCAACAACAAGCCCAACAGCAAGCTCAACAGCAAGCTCAGCAGCAGGCTCAGCAGCAGGCTCAGCAGCAGGCTCAGCAGCAAGCCCAAGTTCAGCAACAAGTTCAGCAACAGGTTCAACAGCAAGTTCAACAGCAAGCCCAAGTTCAGCAGCAGGTTCAGCAACAGGTTCAACAGCAAGTTCAACAGCAAGCCCAAGTTCAACAGCAAGCTCAGCAGCAGGTACAGCAACAGGTACAGCAGCAAGTGCAGCAGCAAGTGCAGCAGCAGGTGCAGCAGGTTCAACAGACTCAGCAGCAAGCCCAAGTTCAACAGCAGGTTCAACAACAAGCCCAAGTTCAGCAGCAAGTTCAACAGCAGGTACAGCAGCAGGTGCAGCAGCAGGTGCAGCAGGTTCAACAACAGACTCAGCAGCAAGTTCAGCAACAGGCTCAGCCATCAACACAACAGATGATGCAGTCTCAGCAGCAGACGCCAAAGCAGCAACaattgcagcagcagcagcagcagcctggGCAACAGCAAGTGCAGCCAAGTCAACCCCAGCAGCAAGTGCAAATGGCTCAGACTGCTGTGAATAATGTACAGCTTGTCAATGGTCTGCAGATGCCAGTTGCGGTGCAGCATCCCAACACAGCAAAGACGCCACCCTCGTCTGGCGTAACTGCAGGCGCAGCAACTGCTTCTCCACCTCTGATTGTGTTTACAGGCATTGTTACCAGCGAAGGAGCGCCTGTCAGCAGTGCAAATACATCTTCAACAAGTACAGCTAATGGAACTACAAGTGGAACTAGTAGTTCagat GTGAAACCAGTACCTGTTAAACGTACTTGGCGACGGccctggaagaagaagaaggaacgagagaagaagcAACCTGTGAAGAAGGCGCGGAGAGTAAAAAGGAAGCGAGTAGTTGTCCCAAAAAAGAACATCATCCACATAGATCCAAGAAATGGACCTGTG ATCGACACAACAATTACACAAATCAAGAGGGAGTCAGAGGAAGCCATAAACCAGTTGAAACAAAAGAGACAACGTATAAAGCTGAACAGAAATTCAGGAAGGGAATATGTGAATCGTTTAGGAAAG GTGGTTGGGGCACGGATGATTGGGTCACCTTGCAACTGCCCCCTCAAGTGCTGGGAGCGAATGGGCTCAAAGATTTTAGAAATTTTCAATAATTTCTGGGATTTGAGCGACTTTAATCTCCAAAATTCATACCTGTTCACGTGTCTCAAGTTGTGTGATGTCAAGCGTCGTTACACCAAGAAG cCTGCAGAGGAATCCCGAAGACAAAACACTTTTGAATACTTCGTCCGTATTAGTGGAAAGCACTTGAGAGTCTGTAAAAGGGCTTTCATGAGCTCGCATGGGCTGACCAGCGACAAGAGACTACGAACTCTATTTCATCAAATGAAG GATGGAGCTTTAGTGCCAGAGCCAGACAGAAGAGGCAAGCATCTACGACCTGCAAAATCTCCAAATCAGATGAGTCCAACTCAAACGATAGAACAGTGCCAGGGGAATAACAAAGCCAAGAAACCCCGCACTgttaagaagaagcagaataataaGCAGGAAAACAAGCCAATGtatacccctcctccacctccaatggGTCACATCCATCCCCATTGcacgcctcctccaccaccgGCGCACACCACCGCAATGCAGGAGCCTCCACATGCCTACATCCCTAATGGTGATATATACTTCCCAGGCCACTATCTAGAGCCGCACCAGTCAATGGCTCCCCCTCCCATGAACCAGATTCCTTCTTGCCAAAAGATGCTAGAAGCTCCTGCGTACTTCATGGCTGGTATGAAAGAGAACACCTTCCATCAGTGA
- the LOC113809572 gene encoding uncharacterized protein, with product MVPLSMVYGFVVPLSAAFVALIIVSVYRFYRKKETTTGSLPIEVNSKTPYFMASQFSSPSFTPFGSALKENADRVTSNISRKNLRAIYSPHSEAVKKNLNETQLTATSPILAAALEDVLRLSQEVFELRNARASLRRMQTPSRSKSEILSSKDREGCSSFADGDSPMDAVLALASPSPNHRQDSEDTTTNDQWTEIDLGDTTSAAVWVRTDSITFV from the exons ATGGTTCCTCTGTCGATGGTTTACGGCTTTGTTGTCCCTCTTTCTGCTGCCTTCGTCGCCCTGATCATCGTCTCGGTTTACAGATTCTACAGGAAAAAG GAAACGACCACTGGCTCTCTTCCCATTGAAGTGAACTCGAAAACTCCTTACTTCATGGCCTCGCAGTTCTCGTCTCCGTCCTTCACGCCCTTTGGATCAGCCCTGAAGGAGAACGCCGACAGAGTCACATCCAATATCTCCAGGAAGAACCTACGTGCCATATACAGTCCCCATTCCGAAGCGGTGAAGAAGAACTTGAACGAGACACAGCTGACAGCGACGAGCCCGATTCTGGCAGCTGCCCTGGAGGACGTCCTTCGCCTGAGTCAAGAGGTCTTCGAGCTGAGGAACGCCAGGGCTTCCCTACGACGGATGCAAACACCGTCTCGCTCCAAGAGTGAAATCCTCTCTAGTAAGGATCGTGAAGGATGCAGTTCCTTCGCTGATGGAGACTCGCCCATGGACGCGGTTTTGGCACTTGCTTCGCCGTCGCCCAACCATCGCCAGGACTCTGAGGACACGACGACGAACGACCAGTGGACGGAAATCGATCTAGGAGACACTACCAGCGCTGCCGTCTGGGTTCGAACGGATTCTATAACTTTTGTTTAA